The following are encoded together in the Candidatus Cloacimonadota bacterium genome:
- a CDS encoding 6-phosphofructokinase: MINLQGNMLIAQGGGPTVVINQSLVGAILQARKNPNITKIYGALHGVRGIVEEKFLDLTEVSEENLEIIALTPSSALFSTRDKPDEKYCRNICEILQKYNVRYFFYIGGNDSADTCRLINEYAEDTGYKLVAVHIPKTIDNDLQVTDHCPGFGSAARFVALAFAGVNYDNRSLPGVYIGVVMGRHAGFLTAASVLAKKGEEDGPHLIYIPERVFDEEKFLQDVDANFKKYGRCMIAVSEGISDKDGTPIVTKFAKNVEHDAHGNVQLSGIGALGDLLAEKIKTELPHIKRVRADTFGYLQRSFLGIVSETDRTEARKVGEKAVDFAAKGKSGSVAIKRIKEYQIDYFLTELKNVAKVTKLMPDSFIKNDNFVTDEFIEYASPLVGELPIRGIIDAPSVSKK; this comes from the coding sequence ATGATTAATTTGCAGGGAAATATGTTGATTGCTCAGGGCGGAGGTCCTACTGTAGTAATAAATCAAAGTTTGGTTGGAGCTATTCTTCAAGCACGAAAAAATCCGAATATTACCAAAATTTATGGGGCTTTGCATGGTGTGCGGGGAATCGTGGAAGAGAAATTTCTCGACCTGACAGAAGTTTCTGAAGAAAATCTGGAAATAATTGCTTTAACTCCTTCCTCTGCTTTATTTTCTACTCGTGATAAACCGGATGAAAAATATTGTAGAAACATCTGTGAGATTTTGCAAAAATATAATGTCCGCTATTTCTTCTACATTGGGGGGAATGATTCTGCAGACACATGCCGGCTGATAAATGAATATGCCGAAGATACAGGTTACAAACTTGTTGCAGTGCATATTCCCAAAACCATTGATAACGATCTGCAAGTTACAGACCATTGCCCCGGATTTGGCTCAGCAGCCAGATTTGTGGCTCTGGCATTTGCCGGAGTAAATTATGATAATCGCTCTCTGCCCGGCGTTTATATCGGTGTCGTGATGGGAAGGCATGCCGGTTTTCTTACCGCAGCTTCAGTCTTAGCAAAGAAAGGTGAAGAAGACGGACCGCATTTGATCTACATTCCGGAAAGAGTTTTCGATGAAGAAAAATTTCTTCAGGATGTTGATGCAAATTTTAAAAAATATGGCAGATGTATGATCGCTGTTTCTGAAGGAATTAGCGATAAAGATGGCACTCCAATCGTAACAAAATTTGCTAAGAACGTAGAACACGATGCCCATGGCAATGTGCAATTAAGCGGGATAGGTGCACTTGGTGATCTGCTCGCAGAAAAAATCAAAACCGAACTCCCGCATATAAAACGGGTTCGTGCAGATACTTTCGGCTATTTACAGCGATCCTTCTTGGGCATTGTAAGTGAAACAGATCGCACCGAAGCACGTAAGGTGGGTGAAAAAGCTGTTGATTTTGCCGCAAAGGGCAAATCCGGTTCGGTGGCAATCAAAAGAATCAAAGAATATCAGATTGATTATTTTCTCACAGAATTGAAAAATGTAGCAAAAGTAACTAAGTTGATGCCCGATTCATTTATAAAAAATGATAACTTTGTAACCGATGAATTCATCGAATATGCCTCTCCTTTGGTGGGTGAACTACCCATTCGGGGAATAATTGATGCTCCCTCAGTTTCAAAAAAATAA